Proteins co-encoded in one Lineus longissimus chromosome 11, tnLinLong1.2, whole genome shotgun sequence genomic window:
- the LOC135495500 gene encoding cytochrome b5-like isoform X1, which produces MEKKSETTYTLEEVKKHNDSKSSWLVIHDRVYDVTKFLEEHPGGEEVLLELAGAFATESFEDVGHSADARELMKDYDIGSLVEDDREVSTSTNKDGFPQGEGGSALMSWIIPLGLALAAALVYRFVTAGQQQS; this is translated from the exons ATGGAAAAAAAATCAGAGACAACTTACACGCTTGAAGAAGTGAAGAAACACAATGACAGTAAATCTTCGTGGTTAGTTATCCATGACAGAGTGTACGATGTCACAAAATTCCTGGAAGAG CATCCTGGTGGTGAAGAAGTCTTGTTAGAACTTGCTG GTGCATTCGCAACAGAATCTTTCGAAGATGTTGGACACTCTGCTGATGCGCGGGAACTTATGAAAGATTACGATATAGGAAGTTTAGTGGAGGATGACAGAGAAGTCTCAACATCTACA AATAAAGACGGTTTCCCACAAGGTGAAGGAGGAAG TGCCTTGATGAGTTGGATTATACCCctcggcctcgccctcgctgcTGCTCTAGTTTACCGATTTGTCACCGCTGGCCAGCAGCAAAGTTAA
- the LOC135495617 gene encoding transport and Golgi organization protein 6 homolog encodes MEPVASLNDARTAVQPDMVLRVLSEVTRPIAKGSVEKSKQGRVISFDDILKESIKNLEKCLFQDKSLEAVAQRFTLPEEDDIHWQFVTVCLDLLKLLNQSMKVALKTYDNSASEDGEIVPNNSETESDQKKVPKTKRKQVQAPPDVLNVSQQKTVSTVFQFIVCLGVCPYLSPGVGVPVEFRSSYGQYLKSSRTVQIPDKINRLSACLDVLSDCALQPSFGSLFLASHLNDLLAALLQLCCGYAQCWDKTDFAEDTAKNISGEPSIDIDFRLKSMDLTTASPGVIVSALQTRARDTAERLKKGTSMTKSSAAPSDSTSNENMSSVCQEKYKKCLNELLQRVYPPLLVRELVVLQGGPRQPPNMGAKVPAFPRAPSWLRRACGRLLSEQVMKPMGVHHVLRGLLQGAEGGGSSTSDGSGTGDDWKKCNAIAQIIANCPKQACSVEEYYRLISPQVLQLFHIKDRIVARQFVRVASSIVTVMVKKYSDLAKAYIISPLLQPLNKCLEINDEIKLSEPGVHWLPEESLTSCVEDIYKVFVSGPDPHTNLLMCLMPVISVIFKLFCFCKSGVSQLRSSCQEMVTTFLKSIDKGVAFQVLKALAFDSRVQSGHNSHGCRLMHPALKFAPAENGGVAVITCARETLEDEGNKTDVQVYCLVEILKDLQTGGLAGEFFLFFLEELTSVLSQEDDINTDSHLSSCNRGEELLDIEHSQEQIRRNNERRLMIMMLLIKMCETMDHTYLNSAQQVIKFAKSTLLRSIYILEHTEDVDTGVFESETITLAIGLLTATMSGAVEIKADDRERMKELLPLLDLLATKHPHEEVQDMASDIRIAIATYGAVWTDSLASAAKKFSKREENEQATENVKGQKLIEEITSGEEKVKSTENGMRDTDTKLLDAKSVVNGSDDTGGGEWVDCSADKSGVRIGSVTEPYGSDGALTSDTGTADSNLDDKYGKSGVTGLLGQCLNELCDPLIPVRGHALITLAKLVKQKDTATLEKTELLLGIFKENIAHDDSYIYLAAINGLAGLSELNHEQTVPMLAEEFIAVVDVSRKPRAVELRMKLAEVLMKVSRSLGDLIPKYREVLVNAFLAGSKDPDHLIRASSLSNLGQVCQLLRFSLGSILQEVFLCTSSLLRSDSEVEVRRAAVMVITMILRGTSHDAIQILDTTLKDIYRLLKQCNRSEKDETVRLQTQLALEELDDIMKKYLFPKQSLVKTIYVADKPCQT; translated from the exons ATGGAACCTGTAGCAAGTCTCAATGATGCTAGAACGGCTGTACAACCTGATATGGTGCTCCGTGTCCTGTCTGAAGTGACCAGGCCTATCGCGAAGGGGTCTGTGGAAAAGTCAAAGCAGGGACGTGTGATCAGCTTTGATGATATCCTGAAAGAGAGCATCAAGAACCTCGAGAAATGTCTGTTCCAAGATAAAAGTCTTGAAGCAGTTGCACAAAGATTTACTCTACCAGAGGAAGATGACATTCATTGGCAGTTTGTGACAGTTTGTTTAGACCTCTTGAAGCTCCTCAACCAGAGCATGAAAGTGGCTCTCAAAACTTATGACAATTCTGCAAGTGAAGATGGTGAGATTGTACCCAATAATTCTGAAACCGAGTCTGATCAGAAAAAAGTTCCTAAGACTAAGAGAAAACAAGTCCAGGCTCCACCAGACGTTTTGAATGTGAGTCAACAGAAGACAGTATCAACTGTATTCCAGTTTATTGTCTGCCTGGGTGTTTGCCCTTATTTGAGTCCAGGTGTTGGAGTCCCTGTAGAATTTCGCTCCAGTTATGGACAGTATCTGAAATCTAGCCGAACAGTTCAGATTCCAGACAAAATCAATCGACTTTCAGCATGCTTGGATGTGCTTTCAGACTGTGCACTTCAGCCTTCATTTGGGAGTTTGTTCCTGGCATCTCACCTGAATGACTTGCTTGCTGCATTATTACAACTTTGCTGTGGGTACGCACAATGCTGGGATAAAACTGATTTCGCTGAAGACACAGCAAAAAACATTTCAGGAGAACCATCGATTGATATCGACTTTCGGCTGAAAAGTATGGACCTGACCACTGCGTCACCAGGAGTCATTGTTAGTGCTTTGCAGACACGTGCTAGGGACACTGCGGAAAGACTGAAGAAAGGCACAAGCATGACTAAATCATCGGCTGCACCTTCAGACTCTACTTCCAATGAAAACATGTCCTCTGTTTGTCAGGAGAAGTACAAGAAATGTCTGAACGAGTTGCTACAGCGTGTCTATCCACCGTTGTTAGTCAGGGAGTTGGTTGTTCTTCAAGGTGGACCAAGACAACCACCCAACATG GGTGCCAAAGTGCCAGCTTTTCCACGTGCCCCTTCGTGGCTTCGCCGGGCCTGTGGCCGCTTGCTTTCAGAGCAAGTCATGAAACCAATGGGTGTTCATCATGTTCTGAGAGGACTTCTCCAAGGAGCAGAAGGTGGTGGTTCATCAACCTCTGATGGTAGCGGCACAGGTGATGACTGGAAGAAATGTAATGCCATTGCCCAAATTATAGCAAACTGTCCGAAGCAAGCCTGCTCTGTTGAAGAATACTACAGATTGATTAGCCCACAG GTCCTGCAGCTGTTTCATATTAAGGATCGCATAGTGGCACGACAGTTTGTAAGAGTCGCGAGTAGTATTGTGACAGTCATGGTGAAAAAATACTCTGATCTGGCAAAGGCCTACATCATAAGCCCGTTGTTACAGCCACTCAACAAATGCCTTGAAATCAACG ATGAAATCAAACTAAGTGAGCCGGGAGTGCACTGGCTGCCTGAAGAAAGCTTGACCTCTTGTGTCGAAGACATTTATAAA GTGTTTGTCAGTGGACCAGACCCGCACACTAACCTCCTCATGTGTTTGATGCCTGTCATATCAGTGATCTTCAAACTCTTCTGTTTCTGTAAAAGTGGAGTGTCACAATTAAG ATCGTCTTGCCAGGAAATGGTAACAACCTTTCTCAAGTCGATCGACAAGGGTGTCGCCTTCCAAGTCCTAAAAGCCCTTGCTTTTGATTCAAGAGTACAATCTGGTCACAACAGTCACGGGTGTCGACTGATGCACCCGGCGTTGAAGTTTGCTCCTGCCGAGAATGGGGGCGTTGCAGTCATTACTTGTGCCAG GGAGACTTTAGAGGATGAAGGAAACAAGACGGATGTTCAGGTCTACTGTCTAGTAGAGATACTCAAAGATCTACAAACAGGTGGATTGGCAGGAGAATTCTTTCTGTTCTTCTTGGAG GAATTAACCTCAGTCCTTTCCCAAGAAGATGACATCAACACTGATTCTCACCTAAGTTCCTGCAATCGCGGAGAGGAGTTGCTCGATATCGAACACAGTCAAGAACAGATTCGGCGGAACAACGAGAGGCGTCTTATGATCATGATGCTGCTGATTAAAATGTGTGAAACAATGGACCACACCTATCTCAACAGCGCTCAACAGGTTATCAAGTTTGCCAAG AGTACCCTGTTGAGGTCTATCTACATATTAGAACACACAGAAGATGTTGACACGGGAGTTTTCGAAAGTGAAACCATCACCTTGGCAATTGGACTTCTGACTGCTACAATGAGTGGAGCAGTGGAG ATTAAAGCAGACGACCGAGAAAGAATGAAAGAACTACTTCCACTTCTCGACCTTCTCGCTACAAAACATCCACATGAGGAGGTGCAAGACATGGCATCGGATATCAGGATCGCCATAGCAACCTATGGTGCAGTTTGGACGGATAGCTTGGCGTCTGCTGCCAAGAAGTTCTCAAAAAGGGAAGAAAATGAGCAAGCGACAGAAAACGTCAAAGGTCAGAAATTGATTGAAGAAATAACGTCTGGTGAGGAGAAAGTGAAGTCCACCGAGAACGGGATGAGGGATACTGATACCAAATTGCTTGATGCGAAATCAGTTGTAAATGGTAGTGATGACACTGGAGGAGGTGAATGGGTTGATTGTAGTGCCGATAAATCGGGTGTCCGAATAGGTTCTGTGACAGAACCCTATGGTTCTGATGGTGCTCTCACTTCCGATACGGGGACTGCAGATTCAAATCTGGATGATAAGTATGGAAAATCAGGAGTAACCGGTTTACTTGGGCAGTGCTTGAATGAACTCTGTGACCCTTTGATACCGGTTCGTGGACATGCCTTGATCACACTAGCAAAACTTGTCAAACAAAAAGACACTGCAACCTTGGAGAAAACGGAACTTTTGCTAGGGATTTTTAAGGAGAACATTGCGCATGATGATTCCTACATCTACTTAGCGGCCATCAACGGCTTAGCAGGACTTTCAGAACTCAACCATGAGCAGACAGTGCCAATGTTAGCAGAGGAATTCATTGCAGTTGTAGACGTGTCGAGGAAACCTCGCGCTGTTGAACTGAGAATGAAGCTGGCTGAGGTGCTCATGAAAGTATCCAGATCACTCG GTGATCTCATCCCAAAATACCGTGAGGTTCTTGTGAATGCATTTCTTGCTGGAAGTAAGGATCCTGATCATCTGATCCGTGCGAGTAGCCTGTCGAACCTTGGTCAGGTCTGCCAGCTTTTAAGGTTCTCGCTGGGCAGCATATTACAAGAG GTTTTTCTGTGTACATCTTCTCTGCTGAGGAGCGATTCTGAGGTCGAAGTGAGACGGGCTGCTGTCATGGTGATAACAATGATTTTGAGAGGAACGAGTCATGATGCAATACAG ATTCTGGATACCACGCTGAAAGACATTTACAGACTGCTCAAACAGTGCAACAGGTCGGAGAAGGATGAGACTGTGAGATTGCAGACACAACTTGCCCTCGAGGAGCTCGATGATATCATGAAGAAATATCTATTCCCAAAACAGTCACTTGTAAAGACGATCTATGTGGCAGATAAACCCTGCCAAACTTAA
- the LOC135495500 gene encoding cytochrome b5-like isoform X2 gives MEKKSETTYTLEEVKKHNDSKSSWLVIHDRVYDVTKFLEEHPGGEEVLLELAGAFATESFEDVGHSADARELMKDYDIGSLVEDDREVSTSTNKDGFPQGEGGSSCVIS, from the exons ATGGAAAAAAAATCAGAGACAACTTACACGCTTGAAGAAGTGAAGAAACACAATGACAGTAAATCTTCGTGGTTAGTTATCCATGACAGAGTGTACGATGTCACAAAATTCCTGGAAGAG CATCCTGGTGGTGAAGAAGTCTTGTTAGAACTTGCTG GTGCATTCGCAACAGAATCTTTCGAAGATGTTGGACACTCTGCTGATGCGCGGGAACTTATGAAAGATTACGATATAGGAAGTTTAGTGGAGGATGACAGAGAAGTCTCAACATCTACA AATAAAGACGGTTTCCCACAAGGTGAAGGAGGAAG ctCCTGTGTCATCAGCTAA